GTTGCTGCCGCACAAAAATGAAATGTTCCTTAAAAGATGGAACGTATTATTGCTGACATTATAATATGTTCCTTTAGGGATTTTCAGAAGGGGTGTCATAAGATGGAGAATGCCAGTGATAGTTATGAAAACAACCCGGAGTTGGTAAAACAGGAATGTTCAGAAAAAGGTTGCAGATGTAACCGGGGATGTTGTTCCATGGGGCCTACAGGTCCTACCGGCCCTAAAGGGGCTACAGGGCGTCCTGGTTCGAAAGGTGAAACAGGTATGCAAGGACCCAGGGGGCCCAGAGGCTGCCAGGGTTCAACGGGTCCAACTGGGCCACGGGGGGCAATGGGACCAAGGGGCTGCTCTGGTTCTATGGGACCAACTGGGCCAACAGGTCCAACAGGTCCGAGGGGAGTGACAGGTCCAACCGGCCCGCAAGGAGCTACTGGTGCAACGGGTCCACAGGGAGCTACAGGTCCAACTGGCCCGCAGGGAGTGATGGGTCCAACTGGCCCACAAGGAGTTACGGGTCCGACCGGCCCGCAAGGAGTTACCGGCCCAACAGGTTCACAGGGGGACACTGGTCCAACCGGCTCGACGGGGCCAATCGGTCCACAGGGAGATACTGGCCCAATTGGCCCGCAAGGAGTTACAGGTCCAACCGGTCCGCAGGGAGTTACAGGCCCAACCGGTCCGCAGGGAGTTATGGGTCCAACGGGTCCGCAGGGAGATACGGGTCCGACAGGTCCGCAAGGAGACATAGGCCCAACGGGCTCGCAAGGAGATACAGGTCCAACGGGTCCGCAGGGAGATACGGGTCCGATTGGTCCGCAAGGAGATATAGGTCCAACGGGTTTACAGGGTGACACAGGCCCAACGGGCTCGCAAGGGGTTACAGGTCCAACGGGTCCGCAGGGAGTGATGGGTCCAACTGGCCCGCAGGGAGTGATGGGTCCAACTGGCCCACAAGGAGTTACGGGTCCGACCGGCCCGCAAGGAGTTACCGGCCCAACAGGTTCACAGGGGGACACTGGTCCAACCGGCTCGACGGGGCCAATCGGTCCACAGGGAGATACTGGCCCAATTGGCCCGCAAGGAGTTACAGGTCCAACCGGTCCGCAGGGAGATACGGGTCCGACAGGTCCGCAAGGAGACATAGGCCCAACGGGTTTACAGGGAGACACAGGCCCAACGGGCTTGCAAGGAGACACAGGTCCAACCGGCCCGCAGGGAGCTACAGGTCCAACCGGCCCGCAGGGAATTACAGGTCCGACAGGTCCACAAGGAGACACAGGTCCAACCGGCCCGCAGGGAGCTACAGGTCCAACCGGCCCGCAGGGAGCTACAGGTCCAACCGGCCCGCAGGGAATTACCGGTCCAACCGGCCCACAAGGAGACACAGGTCCAACTGGCCCACAGGGGGACACAGGTCCAACTGGCCCACAAGGAGACACAGGTTCAACGGGTCCGCAGGGGGATACGGGACCAACGGGTCCGCAAGGAGTTACGGGTCCAACAGGTCCGCAGGGGGGCACAGGTCCAACGGGTCCACAGGGAGATACGGGACCAACTGGCTCGCAAGGAGACATCGGTCCAATAGGTCCGACAGGTCCGCAGGGAGAAACAGGAGATACGGGTCCGACAGGTCCGCAAGGAGACATAGGCCCAACGGGCTCGCAAGGGGTTACAGGTCCAACGGGTCCGCAGGGAGATACAGGTGCGACTGGCCCGCAAGGAGAAACAGGCCCAACAGGTCCACAAGGAGACATCGGCCCAACAGGTCCGCAGGGGGACACAGGTCCAATCGGTCCGCAAGGGGTTACGGGTCCAACCGGCCCGCAGGGAATTACAGGTCCAACAGGTCCACAGGGGGGAACAGGTCCGGCAGGTCCGCAGGGAGATACAGGTCCAACTGGCCCGCAAGGAGAAACCGGCCCAACAGGTCCACAAGGAGACATCGGCCCAACAGGTCCACAGGGGGACACAGGTCCAACTGGCCCGCAAGGAGATATGGGTCCAACGGGTCCGCAGGGGGACACAGGTCCAACCGGTCCGCAAGGGGTTACGGGTCCAACAGGCCCGCAGGGAATTACAGGTCCAACCGGCCCACAAGGAGATACGGGACCAACTGGCCCGCAAGGAGATACAGGTCCAACCGGCCCACAAGGAGACATAGGTCCAATCGGTCCACAGGGGGGAACAGGTCCAACCGGCCCACAGGGGGAGACAGGTCCAACAGGCCCACAGGGGGAGACAGGTCCAACTGGCCCGCAAGGAGATACAGGTTCAACGGGTCCGCAGGGAGTTACGGGTCCAACAGGTCCACAGGGGGGCACAGGTCCAATGGGTCCACAGGGGGATACGGGACCAACTGGCCCGCAAGGAGACATCGGTCCAATAGGTCCGACAGGTCCACAAGGAGATACTGGTCCAACCGGCCCACAGGGGGAGACAGGTCCAACAGGCCCACAAGGGGAGACAGGTCCAACTGGCCCGCAAGGAGATACAGGTCCAACCGGCCCACAAGGGGACACAGGTCCAACCGGCCCTCAGGGAGACACAGGTGCGACTGGCCCGCAAGGAGATATGGGTCCAACGGGTCCGCAAGGGGTTACGGGTCCAACCGGCCCGCAGGGAATTACAGGTCCAACCGGTCCACAAGGAGATACGGGACCAACTGGCCCGCAAGGAGATACAGGTCCAACCGGCCCACAAGGGGACACAGGCCCAACCGGCTCGCAAGGAGATATGGGGCCAACGGGTCCGCAGGGGGACACAGGTCCAACGGGTCCGCAGGGAGATATGGGACCAACGGGTCCGCAAGGAGTTACGGGTCCAACAGGTCCACAGGGAATTACAGGTCCAACCGGCCCACAAGGAGACACAGGTCCAATCGGTCCACAGGGGGGAACAGGTCCAACTGGCCCGCAGGGGGATACGGGACCAACGGGTCCGCAAGGAGATATGGGTCCAACTGGCCCGCAAGGAGACATAGGTCCAATAGGTCCAACTGGCCCGCAAGGAGACATAGGTCCAATAGGTCCGACAGGTCCGCAGGGAGAAACAGGTCCAACAGGTCCGCAGGGAGAAACAGGTCCAACGGGTCCGCAAGGAGAAACGGGTCCAACGGGTCCAACAGGTCCGCAAGGAGTTGCAGGTCCAACCGGCCCGCAAGGAGATATAGGTCCAACGGGTCCGCAAGGAGATACAGGTCCAACGGGGCCAACTGGCCCACAAGGAGCTACCGGTCCAACAGGTCCGCAGGGAGATACCGGCCCAACCGGCCCACAGGGAGTTACAGGTCCAACCGGCCCACAAGGAGATATAGGTCCAACGGGTCCGCAAGGAGATACAGGTCCAACTGGCCCACAAGGAGCTACAGGCCCAACCGGCCCACAAGGAGCTACCGGTCCAACAGGTCTGCAGGGAGAAACAGGTCCAATGGGTCCGCAAGGAGATACAGGTCCAACGGGTCCGCAGGGAGTTACGGGCCCAACGGGTCCGCAAGGAGATACGGGTCCAACGGGTCCGCAGGGAGTTACGGGCCCAACGGGTCCGCAAGGAGATGCAGGTCCAACTGGCCCACAAGGGGACACAGGTCCAACGGGTCCGCAGGGAGTTACGGGTCCAACGGGTCCGCAAGGGGACACCGGCCCAACCGGCCCGCAGGGAAATACAGGTCCAACAGGCCCAACTGGTCCAACAGGCCCACAGGGAGAAACAGGTCCAACGGGTTCGCAGGGTGAAACCGGTCCGACTGGCCCGCAAGGAGAAACCGGCCCAACAGGTCCACAAGGAGACATCGGCCCAACAGGTCCACAGGGGGACACAGGTCCAACTGGCCCACAAGGAGACACAGGTTCAACGGGTCCGCAAGGAGAAACAGGTCCAACGGGTCCGCAAGGAGAAACGGGTCCAACGGGTCCGCAGGGAGAAACGGGTCCAACCGGCCCGCAAGGAGAAACGGGTCCAACGGGGCCACAGGGAGATATAGGTCCAACTGGCCCGCAAGGAGGCATCGGTCCAACGGGTCCAACAGGTCCGCAAGGAGGCATCGGTCCAACGGGTCCAACAGGTCCGCAAGGAGTTACAGGTCCAACCGGCGCACAAGGAGACACAGGTCCAACCGGCTCGCAAGGAGCCACAGGTCCAACAGGTCCACAGGGAGATACCGGCCCAACCGGCCCGCAAGGAGATATAGGTCCAACGGGTCCGCAAGGGGTTACGGGGCCAACAGGCCCACAGGGGGATACGGGACCAACTGGCCCACAAGGAGCTACCGGTCCAACAGGTCCGCAGGGAGATACGGGTCCAACTGGCCCACAAGGAGCTACAGGCCCAACTGGCCCACAGGGAGTTACGGGCCCAACGGGTCCGCAAGGAGCTACAGGTCCAACTGGCCCACAAGGGGACACAGGTCCAACGGGTCCGCAAGGAGCTACAGGTCCAACTGGCCCACAAGGGGACACAGGTCCAACGGGTCCGCAAGGAGATATGGGTCCAACTGGTCCGCAGGGGGACACCGGCCCAACCGGTCCGCAGGGAAATACAGGTCCAACTGGCCCACAAGGAGCTACAGGTCCAACGGGTCCGCAGGGAGATACCGGCCCAACCGGCCCACAGGGAGATATAGGTCCAACGGGTCCGCAAGGAGATACGGGTCCAACGGGTCCGCAGGGAGAAACGGGTCCAACGGGCCCGCAAGGAGATACAGGCCCAACTGGCCCACAAGGGGACACAGGTCCAACGGGTCCGCAGGGAGTTACGGGTCCAACTGGCCCACAAGGAGCTACAGGTCCAACGGGTCCGCAGGGAGATACCGGCCCAACCGGCCCACAGGGAGATATAGGTCCAACGGGTCCGCAAGGAGATACGGGTCCAACGGGTCCGCAGGGAGAAACGGGTCCAACGGGCCCGCAAGGAGATACAGGCCCAACTGGCCCACAAGGGGACACAGGTCCAACGGGTCCGCAGGGAGTTACGGGTCCAACGGGTCCGCAAGGGAACACCGGTCCAACCGGCCCGCAGGGAAATACAGGTCCAACTGGTCCAACAGGCCCAATTTTTGCCACAACAGGCTTTTCTGCATTCGTATCTTCCCTGTCAGTATCAACAGATACTCAAATAACAAACTGGACCACAACTGCTCCTTATTATGGAAATGCCAGTTTTAATGCTGCAACAGGAAACTTTACAGTACCTGCAACAGGAAGATATTCTATAAAGGCAACTATTAACTACTCCACAACAGTGGCAATAACAGGTTCCATTGGAAGCAATGTAAATCCGTCCTTTGCAGTATCAAGGACATCACCCACAGCTACTACAATTGTGAGCGGGCTATTTCCCCTTTTAAACACCAACCTGCTTGTCCTGACTTTAAGGGCTGTATTAGGCAATGGAACGGTTACCCTGGCTGGCGATGCAACATTAAATAGCGGTGATGTTGTGGGTCTGTTTTATGTATCAAGCGGTTTATCCTTAAATCTCAATCTGGGAGGAGCCAATACGGGAGGAATCGTATGGTCTATTCACAGGATTGCATAGTATAAGCGGACCGTAATCTCAAATTTAATTATTTTATAAAAATTATCCCGAAGTTTAGCCAAATACTTTATATAATTAAAGTGTTCGTGCAAACTTTGGGATAACTTGTTTTTTACGAATCCCATACACCTGCCTGTCAAAAGATTTGTATCCAATAATTATCCAATCTAAATTGTATTCTTACATGGTTATGGCATAAAAAACAGGTTATATTACTGATGCTGTACAAATATCTCAAAAATTTGTCCATTTTCCAAATTATTCCAACGAAAGGAAATAAAACCCTGAATAGTTCCCCGCGGTTCTGAACAAAGTTGCATTGCACAAATTTCACTGGCGAGGTATGATATTTCATAGAAAAACTTATGCAATCATAGAGGAGGCACAGCATGGTAAAACAGAAAAGATACAGATTGCAGGTAAGAGGTAAGCTCATTTTATTTGTAAGTGTTTTGGTTTTCAGCATAATTTTCCTGTTGACGGGTATCTTTTACGTAAGCTTGAATCGTGCGTATCAGAATTGGATTGATTCAAGCTATCAAAGTTTTGATACAAATATCAAAACAGTGGTGGAAAGTCTTGTCAGTGCGTTAGAAGCCAATTATAAACGCTATGAAAACGGTGAAATCACAGAGCAGGAAGCACGAAAAAGTGCGGAAAGCATTGTGCGGGATACCCGTTATGACAATGGAACAGGCTATTTCTGGGCGGATACATCTACCGGATTGTGCACCGTACATATGAATCCCGATTACGAAGGGAAAGAGCGGTATAATGAACAGGATTTGGCCGGAGATTACTATATTCGTAATTTAATCGGAAATGGTTCAAAGCCTGGCGGCGGATATACCAATTATTACTTTACTAAGCCAGGACAGGATGGCGTATTTGCAAAGAGGGCTTATACCTTAAAGTTTGAACCCTATGACTGGTATATCAGCACAGGGAATTATATTGATGATATTGACAGAGCCGTTGCAGCATACCAAAAGCAAAAAGTATTTGAAATATTGCTGCTTCTTGGCGTTTCAGTGGGCATCTGTGTGACCGGCCTTTTGGTGCTGGCCGTACGGTTGAATCGCATAACCGCGCCACTAAGCCCCATTGCAGGCCGTCTGAAGCTTTTGGCAGCGGGAGATGTACATACGCCTCCGGTACCTGTCAGCCGGACAAAGGATGAGATGGAAGTACTGTCCCGTGCAACCGATGAGCTGATTATCAAGATGGGCGATGTGGTTGATGATATCACTATACATTTGGAGCATTTGGCCCAGGGCGATATGACACTTCCGGTGGAAAAGGAGTATTCCGGCGATTTTGCGCCGATCCGTGATTCCCTTCTTCTGATTCATCAGCAGCTTAACAGGACGCTGCGGGCTATCCACCAGTCGGCAGACCTGGTGAGCGCAGGTTCTTCCCAGGTGGCTGATGCTGCGCAGGCCCTGGCAGCGGGAACTGCGGAGCAGGCCGGGACCATTGAACAGCTTTCTGCATCAATAACAGAGGTTTCCACACAGGTGGAGCAAAGCTCTGCACATATAGAAGAAGCAACCGGGTATGCAGAACAGACCGTAGAGCGGGTAGAAGATAGCAATAATAAAATGAAACAGATGTTAACAGCAATGAATGAGATTAAAATGACCTCAGATGAAATAGAGAAAATTACTAAGGATATGGATGGAATCTCTTTTCAGACAAATCTGCTGGCGCTGAATGCAGCAGTGGAGGCTGCCCGTGCAGGAGAGGCAGGGAAAGGGTTTGCCATTGTGGCTGATGAAGTCCGCAGCCTTGCCGCTCAGGCAGCTCAGGCTGCGAAACGGACGGCTGTATTGGTTAAAAACGCCTCCAATGCCGTAAAAGAGGGAATGAACACGGCCCAGGAAAATGCGGACATTCTCATGGATGTTTCAAGCCAGGCCAGGCATGTGCGTGAACTTATGGAGTCAGTGGAAATCACATCCCGTGAACAGACCATTGCCATTAATCAGGTGACTTACGGCATCACGCAGATATCTGCGGTAGTTCAGAGCAATGCAGCCACGGCCGAGCAAAGTTCTGCTTCCAGTGAAGAACTTTCCGCGCAGGCCAATTTACTGCGTGAAGAAGTAAATAAGTTTAAAATTACTGAGCAGTAAGAAATAAGTGATTCATCTAACATTTGTTTGTTTTTTATTTAAAAATTGAATTATATGTTCTTTTTAACAATATATCCAAGAAGATGTTGAATTAAAAATCTCATTATGATACGATGAAGCTGGTCAGTTATTTCTAAATTAATTATATAAGGAGGTTTTTTATAAATGGATATCCGCTATTCTGCAAACCAGAAGGATTTCAAACGTTACACAACAGAAGAAACCAGAAATGAATTTTTAATTGAAAATTTATATATTGCCAATGAGGTAGTTGCTGTATATTCTCACGTAGACCGCATGGTGACTTTAGGCTGCATGCCGACAACAGAAACAGTTTCCATTGATAAGGGAATTGATATCTGGAAAAATTTCGGTACAAGCTATTTCCTTGAGAGACGTGAGGTTGGTATCTTCAACATTGGCGGCACAGGGAAAATCGTTGCAGATGGGGAAGAATTCAAGATGGGATATAAGGACTGCTTATATATCACCAAGGGAACAAAGGAAGTTATTTTTTCCAGTGATGATGCATCAAGCCCTGCTAAATTCTATATGGTAAGTGCACCGGCTCATAAATCCTGCAAAACTACTTTTATCCCCATTGAAAAAGCAGCAAAGAAACCTCTGGGCGCGATGGAGACATCCAATAAGCGTGTGATCAACCAGTTTATCCATCCGGACGTGCTGGAGACCTGCCAGCTGTCTATGGGCATGACCGTTCTGGATCCAGGCAGTGTATGGAACACCATGCCATCCCATACCCATGAAAGACGTATGGAGATTTACATGTACTTCGAGATTCCGGAGAATAATGTAGTATTTCATATGATGGGCGAAGGCAATGAGACAAGACACATTGTTATGCAGAATGAGCAGGCAGTAATCAGTCCATCCTGGAGCATTCATTCCGGTGCAGGTACCAGTAACTATACCTTCATCTGGGCAATGGGCGGAGAGAACCAGGCATTCGATGATATGGATACAATTCCTACAACAGAATTAAGATAGTTTTTATATTTATGATAAGGCAGATGCGTTCTTTCCGGCGCATCTGCTTTTTGCTTTGTTGGAATCGGAATATCACTCCTGGGTCAGGGGAATAATCTGGTGATCAGCTATTTCTTTTTGAATCGTGTGAAATCTCTGTGAAAATGTAGAAATTCGCATTTCCATTTGATACAATATCACTGATGAATACTTTGTGATATAAAGATCTGATTTCAGGAGGTTATATATGGAACAGTTAAAGATATTAGTAGTGGATGATGAGGCCAGAATGAGAAAGCTGGTAAAGGATTTTTTAAGTGTAAAAGGTTTTTCTGTGGTCGAGGCTTCCAATGGAGAAGAAGCTGTGGATATCTTTTTTGAGCAAAAGGATATTGTACTGATTATTCTGGATGTAATGATGCCTAAAATGGATGGCTGGGAAACCTGCAAAACAATCCGTAAATATTCCCAGGTTCCCATCATCATGCTGACAGCAAGAAGCGAAGAACGTGACGAGCTCCAGGGCTTTGACCTGGGGGTGGATGAGTACATTTCAAAGCCCTTCAGTCCCAAGATTCTGGTGGCCCGTGTGGATGCCATATTAAGGCGCAGTAATGCAGTTGCCGCAGATGCAGTGGAAATCGGAGGAATCTGTATTGACAAAGCGGCCCATCAGGTTACCATTGACGGAAAAGACATTGATTTAAGCTACAAGGAATTTGAGCTTTTAGCTTATTTCCTGGAAAATCAGGGGATCGCCCTATCCAGGGAGAAAATACTGAACAATGTCTGGAATTACGATTACTTTGGCGATGCCCGGACCATAGATACCCATGTAAAGAAGTTGAGAAACAAGATGGGTGATAAAGGAGACTATATTAAGACCATATGGGGAATGGGATATAAATTCGAAGTATGAGGAAAGGATATTATCTGAGGTGAATAAATGAAGCATTCCATCAGGGCACGTTTTGCCATAATTTTTGTATGTCTGATGGCCTTTGTCCTTACTTCCACATGGTGCGTAAACAACTGGTTTCTGGAGAGCTTTTACACCAGCGATAAGGTGCGGACTCTGGAGAGAGCCTATACGCAGATCGACAAGGTAGTAACGCAGGCGAATGAGAGCGGGAAGGGGATCATTGAATATTACAA
The nucleotide sequence above comes from Lacrimispora sp. BS-2. Encoded proteins:
- a CDS encoding response regulator transcription factor produces the protein MEQLKILVVDDEARMRKLVKDFLSVKGFSVVEASNGEEAVDIFFEQKDIVLIILDVMMPKMDGWETCKTIRKYSQVPIIMLTARSEERDELQGFDLGVDEYISKPFSPKILVARVDAILRRSNAVAADAVEIGGICIDKAAHQVTIDGKDIDLSYKEFELLAYFLENQGIALSREKILNNVWNYDYFGDARTIDTHVKKLRNKMGDKGDYIKTIWGMGYKFEV
- the kduI gene encoding 5-dehydro-4-deoxy-D-glucuronate isomerase, with the protein product MDIRYSANQKDFKRYTTEETRNEFLIENLYIANEVVAVYSHVDRMVTLGCMPTTETVSIDKGIDIWKNFGTSYFLERREVGIFNIGGTGKIVADGEEFKMGYKDCLYITKGTKEVIFSSDDASSPAKFYMVSAPAHKSCKTTFIPIEKAAKKPLGAMETSNKRVINQFIHPDVLETCQLSMGMTVLDPGSVWNTMPSHTHERRMEIYMYFEIPENNVVFHMMGEGNETRHIVMQNEQAVISPSWSIHSGAGTSNYTFIWAMGGENQAFDDMDTIPTTELR
- a CDS encoding methyl-accepting chemotaxis protein — protein: MVKQKRYRLQVRGKLILFVSVLVFSIIFLLTGIFYVSLNRAYQNWIDSSYQSFDTNIKTVVESLVSALEANYKRYENGEITEQEARKSAESIVRDTRYDNGTGYFWADTSTGLCTVHMNPDYEGKERYNEQDLAGDYYIRNLIGNGSKPGGGYTNYYFTKPGQDGVFAKRAYTLKFEPYDWYISTGNYIDDIDRAVAAYQKQKVFEILLLLGVSVGICVTGLLVLAVRLNRITAPLSPIAGRLKLLAAGDVHTPPVPVSRTKDEMEVLSRATDELIIKMGDVVDDITIHLEHLAQGDMTLPVEKEYSGDFAPIRDSLLLIHQQLNRTLRAIHQSADLVSAGSSQVADAAQALAAGTAEQAGTIEQLSASITEVSTQVEQSSAHIEEATGYAEQTVERVEDSNNKMKQMLTAMNEIKMTSDEIEKITKDMDGISFQTNLLALNAAVEAARAGEAGKGFAIVADEVRSLAAQAAQAAKRTAVLVKNASNAVKEGMNTAQENADILMDVSSQARHVRELMESVEITSREQTIAINQVTYGITQISAVVQSNAATAEQSSASSEELSAQANLLREEVNKFKITEQ